From one Coffea eugenioides isolate CCC68of chromosome 11, Ceug_1.0, whole genome shotgun sequence genomic stretch:
- the LOC113751706 gene encoding KH domain-containing protein At4g18375 — protein sequence MAGQRNSYGKRSHDYSDNGGNKRRNSGTDKDTFSVGSDDTVYRYLCPAKKIGSIIGRGGEIVKQLRADTRSKIRIGETVPGCEERVVTIYSSSEETNDFDGSEERVCPAQDALFKVHEKIVTDETASDDDREETAQVVVKLLVPSDQIGCIIGKGGQIVQSIRSDTGAQIRILKDDHLPACALSSDELVQITGEAPVVRKALYQIASRLHDNPSRSQHLLASAVPNAYPSGGSLMGATAAAPVMGLTPLVGPYGGYKTESGDWSRSFYSAPRDDSSSKEFSLRLVCPTANIGGVIGKGGTIINQIRQESGAGIKVDSSAAEGDDCVISISAKEFFEDTFSPTIDAALRLQPRCSEKVERDSGLISYTTRLLVPTSRIGCLIGKGGSIITDMRKITKANIRVLTKDNLPKVAAEDDEMVQISGDLDTAKDALIQVTSRLRANLFEREGAVSAFVPVLPYVPMSTDGSDSVRYENRDAKRHGRGHSYSAGYGSSSDMQPLDGYGNYASLQGGASGTGYGAYGGYSSGRSAGSGLSGQNPVSRRKSFY from the exons ATGGCTGGACAAAGGAACAGCTACGGGAAGCGTTCTCATGACTATTCTGATAATGGAGGAAATAAAAGGAGGAATTCTGGTACTGATAAGGACACGTTCTCTGTTGGGTCTGATGATACCGTGTACCGCTACTTGTGCCCTGCCAAAAAAATTGGGAGTATTATTGGGAGGGGTGGGGAGATTGTTAAGCAACTAAGGGCAGACACTAGATCAAAGATAAGAATTGGTGAAACAGTTCCAGGATGCGAAGAACGAGTTGTCACTATATACAGTTCCAGCGAGGAAACTAATGATTTTGATGGTTCTGAGGAGCGTGTTTGTCCAGCACAGGATGCTCTCTTTAAGGTTCATGAAAAAATTGTCACTGACGAAACAGCCAGTGATGATGACAGGGAAGAAACTGCACAAGTAGTTGTCAAGCTTCTAGTTCCATCTGACCAAATTGGATGCATAATTGGGAAGGGGGGACAAATTGTACAAAGCATCCGCAGTGATACCGGGGCACAGATTCGCATATTAAAGGATGATCATTTGCCTGCCTGTGCGTTGAGCTCTGATGAACTTGTGCAG ATAACTGGCGAAGCCCCTGTGGTAAGGAAGGCTCTTTATCAGATTGCATCTCGCCTTCATGATAATCCATCCCGATCTCAGCATTTGCTTGCATCAGCTGTTCCAAATGCATACCCATCTGGTGGGTCACTTATGGGTGCTACTGCTGCTGCTCCAGTAATGGGATTAACCCCATTGGTGGGACCCTATGGGGGATACAAGACGGAGAGTGGGGACTGGTCTCGGTCATTTTACTCGGCTCCAAGAGACGACTCATCTTCGAAGGAATTTTCTCTTAGATTGGTATGCCCAACTGCAAATATTGGTGGTGTGATTGGCAAGGGTGGTACCATTATCAATCAAATCAGACAAGAATCTGGGGCAGGCATAAAAGTTGACAGTTCAGCTGCTGAGGGAGATGATTGTGTAATATCAATTTCAGCCAAAGAG TTCTTCGAGGATACATTCTCTCCAACAATTGATGCAGCATTACGTTTGCAACCTAGGTGCAGTGAGAAAGTTGAAAGAGATTCTGGTCTTATTTCATACACTACGCGGTTACTTGTGCCAACCTCTCGAATTGGCTGCCTTATTGGAAAAGGAGGTTCAATAATTACTGACATGAGGAAAATCACAAAAGCTAATATTCGTGTACTGACCAAGGATAACCTTCCCAAAGTTGCAGCGGAGGATGATGAGATGGTGCAG ATATCGGGAGATCTTGATACTGCAAAGGATGCACTTATACAAGTTACTTCTCGGTTGAGGGCAAATCTCTTTGAAAGAGAGGGTGCTGTATCTGCATTTGTACCTGTTCTACCTTATGTTCCCATGTCAACTGATGGTTCAGATAGTGTTAGATATGAAAACAGAGATGCGAAAAGGCATGGCCGTGGACATTCTTATTCAGCAGGTTATGGTAGTTCTAGTGATATGCAACCTCTTGATGGATATGGAAATTATGCTAGTCTCCAA GGCGGTGCGAGTGGAACAGGTTATGGAGCCTATGGTGGATATTCTTCGGGACGGTCTGCTGGTTCTGG GTTATCTGGGCAGAACCCTGTTTCCAGGAGGAAAAGTTTTTACTAA